The window TGATTGCCCTTTCTTGTTAGCTATTGGAGATTCTAAAGGGAAATTGGAAGTAAGTAAACAACACTTCGAAAGAAGTAATTACTCTATTACTTGAAGCCTCTGTTAAACTAATAAGATCATCTGTCAAGGGTTCCTTTGAAAAATGGAATTTAACATCCGTCTCACCAAAGAAACAAAACCAAACAGTTCTCTTTTCTCTCGTTAACAGTTGTGCACGGGACACCCTATCTGAACGAAAAATTGgcaataaatttgaaaagagAGGCGATGGAAGTAATCCAGCAACATCATCAGATTCAGCTTGGACTTGTTCATTTTTGAGCTTTAAAAATGTGAGGATGTTTTGAGcagatttttattttccttttccttattaTTTTAAATCTGTGTCACCTAAACAATTAAGAAGATCCcagttttattttatatttttgtcgAATCGAAATGTATAGGATGGAAAGCACTTTTCAAGTTAAGTGACAAATTtctgaatttattttttaattactatctacttcatatatatatatatttacagCCTCCGCGTCCATCGGCATCTCCGTCCCTAGAAGCCACTGGGAGCAAAGAGGCATTTTTACCTTGACATTCCCCATCCCCTTGGATGGGGATGGGCACAAAGACACGTATGCACACGTAATCAAAGAGAAAATAGATGAAAATGCTTACCTCTTATTTACATCCATTGAGTTTTTTCAGTAAAAGGAGTGTTAAGAGTAAACACAAGCAATCTGAAAACGTTTGTTTTAAAACATTTGCAGCTATCTTCCATACACAACCCAACAAGCGTCGGGCACTATCGAATTGCAAGAGCCAGAACAAGCTTGCATGAAACAATATGGTCTTTCAGATTTATCACCGCCGGAATGCATTGCTTTCATGGGCTGCAGAACCTCCCTGTGAGTAGTGAGCTCGACGACGGACACTCTCTTCTATAGTAGCGCTCCCCCCTTTCTCAGTTCCATAAATGCTCTTCTGAGCTGCATCCAGAAAAGTCTTGCCTCTTGAAAAGCCTGATCTCGTTGCTTCGGCTCTGTCTTCCTCTGCTGCTTTCTTCAACCGTTTAGACCTTTGTTCCTCATGGAGTTCCGCATCCAGCTGCATCTCTCTTAATTGAGCTTCTCTCTCTTCCTCAGACATCTTTGGCACACCTCGACGACGATTATTGCCAGGCAGCTCATTCAACTTGTTGAATTCCCTGTGTTTGTCTCCCATTCCTTGTTCAGAATCAGGCTGGTGATGTTCATATGCAGAATGATTTCTTGTAGAATCATcctgatgattgtattttgaatAAGAATGGACTCTGGACGAGTGTCTATCACcccttcgacgatcttcttgttGATGCTCAAGCAGTGAATGCTTTTGCTTATCTTCTTCCTCACTTTCAGTTTGCCTTCTTGAACCTGAAGTATACCTGGGAGAATATCGATCACTCTTGGCATATTTATGTGGGTGATATTCAGATGTTAAATGATCactgtttctttttctttctgcatCTGAATTATTTCTTGACAGCCATTTGCCATGTTTAGActttccttcttcattcttcatggATGTTTGAcgatctcttcttttctcttcctggtCATCCCTCGTGTCATCAGAATCAGAATGATGTCTCGATGAATGCTTCTCAGACTTTGACTTACTGTGACGATGGCTCTTGTGCCTTTTCTTTCCTTGTTTCTCCTTATTGTGTTTCTTGTCTTTCTCAGCTTCTGCCTGCAAAATCAAGATAGTTAATGTCATAACCTTATGGCGAAACGTAGAATCTGTAGTAAGAAAATGAATTTACAAGGAAGCAACTATATAACAGAATTCCATGACTTTTAAGAGGAAAATTTAGTTAATGTCCCAATGCCAAAGGGATGTAATAGTCTAACTTAATGGAAAaaaaaggtcattgttggcatgaAAAAAGATACAGAAAAGATCATTTGGAAAATTGTTTGCATCATTGACCGCAGCATAGAATAATCATAAAAGCAATGAAACAACTGCTTACAGATTTCTTTATCATAGCCATCTTGATGGGATTATTCTTTATTCGAGCAAGTGCTTCCTGCTCACGCTGACGAATAAGGAGCAAAGGATCAGTGTGAAGTTTCCTCCATGCATCGTTTGCAGACTGTGGCTTGTCCTCAAACAAAGCTCCAAGAACACCAGCCTGATAAAATTTGAGATCTTATCATATAAACAATAGCAGGAAAGATAAGTAGATGAATGCCTGCATACGATCAATTGATCtatattttgttaaaaaatatacagcaGCACAACTTTTTTCAATCAGGAACAGATGCAccgaaacaaaagaaaataagctACAAAGAAGTGACACTAGGTGCAACATAACAATCACAATAATAATACAAACTCTCCAGCAAACTCAGAAATGAAATGTGTATGTGCCAGCAAAATAGAAAGAAAATCAGCAATCAACACGTGGCACCATCTAAAATACATAGTGTAAACCAACTCAGTGCTTTCACATCAGCACCGCCCCTTAGTTTATGAATCTCACAAGGTACAAGCGCAAGGCATTCAGGCTTATTATACCTTAACCTATGATGCTATTGTTGGAGGACATCCAACCATGGTTCAGAATAACTTACCTATTGCAAGAGGTATCTCAGAAATTTCCAACAGGTTATCTTTCCTTGCTGGGTTCATCAGCATTCCCTCGAAAATCCATCATCTTAATTCCGTATGCTGTCTCACTTTCAGTCTCTATTGGCAATCCTTCTAAGCATCTCAACAGCTACCTCATCCAATTGGCCAAAATTTATATCCTCAAACCACTAGTCACTCTTTCATGAATGATCTAACATAGTTCTGATTCATCATCTATGCAAAACCACCAAAATACCATAGCATAGTATTAGAATTAGGAAGGCCCACCCTCATTAATTGTTTGCCAACTAGAAGAGCATGTGGAATCCCTTGCCTCGAGAGAACTTACCTTCACCATGAGAGTTCCTATTTCCTATATGAGCATGATCATCTAGCCTACTGTTCTTGCAGCACTACTGTTGTCTGGACTTCCAATCAAAGGCATTTTTGTTGCATCAGTTCGTACTCAATTGACATATCAACTAATGTGTCTCCAATCAAACCTTTGCTAACTCAACTGTGGTAGTTAGAACATAAAACCTATTTCAATAGTCATATATTGTTCAAATTTCAAGACGAGGATGATTCCTTTAGCAATTAATGTCGCAAACGAAGc is drawn from Zingiber officinale cultivar Zhangliang chromosome 1B, Zo_v1.1, whole genome shotgun sequence and contains these coding sequences:
- the LOC121990303 gene encoding pre-mRNA-splicing factor CWC25 homolog yields the protein MALKFLNKKGWHTGSLRNIENVWKAEQKHEAEQRKLEELRKQIQDEREKDELRHLSEQGGFAPRQERLDFLYESGLAVGKGNSDGFKALQAPPAEASSASAAEASSSKAGVLGALFEDKPQSANDAWRKLHTDPLLLIRQREQEALARIKNNPIKMAMIKKSAEAEKDKKHNKEKQGKKRHKSHRHSKSKSEKHSSRHHSDSDDTRDDQEEKRRDRQTSMKNEEGKSKHGKWLSRNNSDAERKRNSDHLTSEYHPHKYAKSDRYSPRYTSGSRRQTESEEEDKQKHSLLEHQQEDRRRGDRHSSRVHSYSKYNHQDDSTRNHSAYEHHQPDSEQGMGDKHREFNKLNELPGNNRRRGVPKMSEEEREAQLREMQLDAELHEEQRSKRLKKAAEEDRAEATRSGFSRGKTFLDAAQKSIYGTEKGGSATIEESVRRRAHYSQGGSAAHESNAFRR